The following are from one region of the Bradyrhizobium septentrionale genome:
- a CDS encoding invasion associated locus B family protein, protein MAVRQILTSLVACSLVCGIISLAPAQAAPKKDAAKDTAKDAAKPSPAAAAAGGAEPTLIGQFGTWGAYTASPNGKKVCFALAKPSSSKTSPPNRPRDPAYAFISTRPAEKVVNEVSVMIGYTVKPGSESTLQVGGGTYAMYTQGDGLWIKNAAEEERMVEAMRKSAEVTVKAVSAKGTETIDTFALKGLAQALDRLGQDCRR, encoded by the coding sequence TTGGCCGTGCGGCAAATACTGACATCATTGGTTGCCTGTAGCCTGGTGTGCGGGATCATCTCGCTTGCGCCGGCGCAGGCAGCGCCCAAAAAGGATGCGGCCAAGGATACGGCCAAGGACGCAGCCAAGCCGTCGCCTGCCGCGGCTGCGGCCGGTGGCGCCGAGCCGACGTTGATCGGCCAGTTCGGCACCTGGGGCGCCTACACGGCGTCGCCCAACGGCAAGAAGGTGTGCTTTGCGCTCGCCAAGCCGTCGTCTTCGAAGACCAGCCCGCCGAACCGGCCGCGCGATCCGGCCTATGCCTTCATCTCGACCCGTCCGGCCGAGAAGGTCGTCAACGAAGTCTCGGTCATGATCGGCTACACGGTGAAGCCGGGCTCGGAATCGACGCTCCAGGTCGGCGGCGGCACTTACGCGATGTACACGCAGGGCGATGGCCTCTGGATCAAGAATGCGGCCGAGGAGGAGCGGATGGTGGAAGCCATGCGCAAATCGGCCGAGGTGACGGTAAAAGCCGTCTCGGCCAAGGGTACCGAGACGATCGATACCTTCGCACTGAAGGGCCTGGCGCAGGCGCTTGACCGGCTGGGGCAGGATTGCCGGCGCTAA
- a CDS encoding SDR family oxidoreductase — translation MFEKGLLAKKRILITGGGSGLGAAMGRRFAELGAELIICGRRQELLEETAAKFRSELGAKVSTARCDIRDGAAVEAMMDQLWQDAPIDVLVNNAAATFIAQSEHLSFRAADAILGPTLHGTLYCTLAAGRRWIEGKHKGVVLSILSTSTITGRAFTVPSSMAKTAVLAMTRSLAVEWGPKGIRTVAIAPGSFPTAGATGQLRPEGRGESWALRNPLGRSGEHSELANLASFLISDQAGYINGEMVVQDGGAHLRSSGAEDLLQWTDAQWEKQRAARAKG, via the coding sequence ATGTTTGAAAAAGGCCTGCTAGCGAAAAAGCGCATTCTGATCACCGGCGGCGGCTCCGGCCTGGGCGCGGCGATGGGCCGCCGCTTTGCCGAACTCGGCGCCGAATTGATCATCTGCGGACGCCGGCAGGAACTGCTGGAGGAAACCGCAGCCAAATTCCGCAGTGAACTCGGTGCGAAGGTCTCCACCGCGCGCTGCGATATCCGCGACGGCGCGGCGGTCGAAGCGATGATGGATCAGCTGTGGCAGGACGCGCCGATCGACGTTCTCGTCAACAATGCTGCCGCAACCTTTATTGCGCAGAGCGAACATCTGTCATTCCGTGCGGCGGACGCGATCCTCGGTCCGACATTGCACGGCACGCTGTATTGCACGCTCGCCGCCGGCCGCCGCTGGATCGAAGGCAAGCACAAGGGCGTGGTGCTCTCGATCCTCTCGACTTCGACCATCACCGGCCGCGCCTTCACCGTGCCGTCCTCGATGGCCAAGACCGCGGTGCTGGCGATGACCAGGAGCCTTGCGGTGGAATGGGGGCCGAAGGGCATTCGCACCGTCGCGATCGCGCCCGGATCGTTTCCGACGGCTGGCGCAACGGGGCAATTGCGTCCCGAAGGGCGCGGCGAGAGCTGGGCGCTTCGCAATCCGCTCGGCCGTTCCGGCGAGCATTCCGAACTGGCCAATCTCGCGAGCTTCCTGATCTCCGATCAGGCCGGCTACATCAATGGCGAGATGGTGGTGCAGGACGGCGGCGCGCACCTGCGCAGTTCCGGTGCCGAGGACCTGCTGCAATGGACTGACGCGCAGTGGGAGAAGCAGCGCGCGGCGCGCGCCAAGGGCTGA
- a CDS encoding NADPH:quinone oxidoreductase family protein, whose protein sequence is MKAILCSQYCQPDDLVLADVPDPVAGPGEAVIAIKAAALNFFDILMIQGKYQIKPPFPFSPAAEVAGVIESVGAGVTDLKVGDRVVASCGHNGARDKIALPANSIVKIPDNLDYDRAAGIIIIYGTALHALEDRASPKPGETLAVLGAAGGTGLAACELGKLMGLKVIACASSDEKLAFAKQHGAELTLNYAKEDLKEGLRKLTGGKGADIVFDPVGGSYAEAALRSTAWEGRFLVIGFAAGDIPKIPLNLALLKGCDIRGVFWGAWARLNPEKNRKNLEKLVQWTAEGKISSHVDRTFPLSQTAEALKVLAGRKAMGKVILHPGS, encoded by the coding sequence ATGAAAGCCATCCTCTGCTCGCAATACTGTCAACCCGACGATCTCGTGCTGGCCGACGTGCCCGATCCGGTGGCCGGTCCGGGCGAAGCCGTGATCGCGATCAAGGCGGCGGCGCTGAACTTCTTCGACATCCTGATGATCCAGGGCAAGTACCAGATCAAGCCGCCGTTCCCGTTCTCGCCGGCCGCCGAAGTTGCTGGCGTGATCGAGAGCGTCGGCGCTGGTGTCACTGATCTCAAGGTTGGCGACCGCGTCGTCGCGTCGTGCGGCCACAACGGCGCGCGCGACAAGATCGCGCTGCCGGCGAATTCGATCGTGAAGATTCCCGACAATCTCGATTACGACCGCGCCGCCGGCATCATCATCATCTACGGCACTGCGCTGCATGCGCTGGAAGACCGCGCCAGCCCGAAGCCGGGCGAGACGCTCGCGGTGCTCGGCGCCGCCGGCGGCACCGGACTTGCCGCGTGCGAGCTCGGCAAGCTGATGGGCCTGAAGGTGATTGCCTGCGCGTCGTCGGACGAGAAGCTTGCATTCGCCAAGCAGCACGGCGCCGAGCTGACGTTGAACTACGCCAAGGAAGATCTCAAAGAGGGTCTGCGCAAGCTGACCGGCGGCAAGGGCGCCGACATCGTGTTCGATCCGGTCGGCGGCTCCTATGCCGAGGCGGCGCTGCGCTCGACCGCATGGGAAGGCCGCTTCCTGGTGATCGGCTTTGCCGCCGGCGACATTCCGAAGATCCCGCTCAACCTTGCGCTGTTGAAGGGCTGCGATATCCGCGGCGTGTTCTGGGGTGCCTGGGCGCGGCTCAATCCGGAGAAGAACCGCAAGAACCTCGAGAAGCTCGTGCAGTGGACCGCGGAAGGCAAGATCTCCTCGCATGTCGACCGCACCTTCCCGCTGTCGCAGACCGCAGAAGCGCTGAAGGTGCTCGCCGGCCGCAAGGCGATGGGCAAGGTGATCCTGCATCCGGGAAGTTGA
- a CDS encoding TAXI family TRAP transporter solute-binding subunit has product MRRLFGLVLFTGMMICGLAARAEQTEFDPAKVSDSLKAIFQFGSVSTKQSLNANTVTLISGTIGGTYVQFGADLASVLDDGNKLRILPIVGRGSVQSVADILFLQGVDLGIVRSDTLEYLERKGIAKDIKKQFTYVTKLYNEEMHVIASKSIRNLRDLEGKTVSVDLPNGGTFVTALTVFERLGMKPKVVYVEQRIALEKLKAGEIDAVIVCGGKPYKSVSGFKDDRFHLVTVNYEKPLQGDYLPASLSAKDYPNLISGEDRVDTIAVPAVLAAYNWAPNTERYHKLANFVDAFFTKFPTFQNPPFHPKWREVSLSAPLPGWQRLPVAQQWLDRHGVEAVSRSRFDEFLKQSPAAARLQSDADKEALFKQFQAWDAEKNTRSQLRAGEKR; this is encoded by the coding sequence ATGCGACGCTTGTTTGGATTGGTACTATTCACAGGCATGATGATTTGCGGCCTGGCGGCACGGGCCGAGCAGACCGAATTCGACCCGGCCAAGGTCAGCGACAGCCTGAAGGCGATCTTTCAGTTCGGCTCGGTAAGCACCAAGCAGAGCCTCAACGCCAACACGGTCACACTGATCTCCGGCACGATCGGCGGCACCTATGTTCAGTTCGGCGCCGATCTCGCCTCCGTGCTCGACGACGGCAACAAGTTGCGCATTCTGCCGATCGTCGGGCGCGGCTCGGTGCAGAGCGTCGCCGACATCCTGTTTCTGCAGGGCGTCGATCTCGGCATCGTTCGGTCTGACACGCTCGAATATCTCGAGCGGAAGGGCATCGCGAAAGATATCAAGAAGCAATTCACCTACGTGACCAAGCTCTATAACGAAGAGATGCATGTGATCGCGTCGAAATCGATCCGCAATCTCAGGGACCTTGAGGGCAAGACCGTCAGCGTCGACCTTCCCAATGGCGGCACCTTCGTGACCGCGCTGACCGTGTTCGAGCGGCTCGGAATGAAGCCGAAGGTCGTCTATGTCGAGCAGCGCATCGCGCTGGAGAAATTGAAGGCCGGCGAAATCGACGCCGTGATCGTGTGTGGCGGCAAGCCTTACAAGTCCGTGAGCGGCTTCAAGGACGATCGGTTCCACCTGGTGACGGTCAACTACGAGAAGCCGTTGCAGGGCGACTATCTGCCCGCGAGCCTGTCGGCCAAGGACTATCCCAACCTGATTTCGGGAGAGGATCGCGTCGACACGATCGCCGTTCCTGCCGTGCTTGCGGCTTACAACTGGGCGCCCAACACCGAGCGCTACCACAAGCTGGCTAATTTCGTGGATGCCTTCTTCACGAAATTTCCGACGTTCCAGAATCCGCCGTTCCATCCGAAGTGGCGGGAGGTCTCTTTGTCGGCGCCGCTGCCGGGTTGGCAACGCCTGCCGGTGGCCCAGCAATGGCTCGACCGCCATGGCGTCGAAGCCGTCTCGCGCAGCCGTTTCGATGAATTCCTGAAGCAGAGCCCGGCGGCCGCACGTCTGCAGAGCGACGCCGACAAGGAGGCGCTGTTCAAGCAGTTCCAGGCGTGGGACGCGGAAAAAAATACGCGTTCCCAACTGCGCGCCGGTGAGAAACGGTAG
- a CDS encoding YkvA family protein, producing MTSSEHGVGFGPADRLAQDPESVRRRFWIKFKKVVANLPFAENLLAAYYCAFDRQTPRHVQAALLGAIAYFILPFDFVPDMLPILGFTDDAAVLATALRLVASHITSEHREAARAALKRGVPEEGAPQA from the coding sequence ATGACATCGAGCGAACACGGTGTGGGATTTGGGCCTGCCGACCGGCTGGCGCAGGACCCGGAAAGCGTGCGCCGCCGCTTCTGGATCAAGTTCAAGAAGGTGGTGGCGAACCTGCCCTTCGCCGAGAACCTCTTGGCGGCCTATTACTGTGCCTTCGACCGGCAGACGCCGCGCCATGTGCAGGCGGCGCTGCTCGGCGCAATCGCCTATTTCATTCTGCCGTTCGATTTCGTGCCGGACATGCTGCCCATCCTCGGCTTCACCGATGACGCCGCGGTGCTCGCAACCGCGCTCCGCCTGGTGGCAAGCCACATCACATCAGAGCATCGCGAAGCCGCGCGTGCCGCGCTGAAGCGCGGGGTGCCGGAAGAGGGAGCGCCGCAGGCGTAG
- a CDS encoding 4a-hydroxytetrahydrobiopterin dehydratase: MVERLSAEARKAALWELAGWSELAGREAIAKTFVFKDFNEAFGFMARAALVAEKNDHHPEWKNVYKTVEVVLATHDVGGVTKRDIDLAKAMNAIARQLGVN; encoded by the coding sequence ATGGTCGAACGGCTGTCAGCGGAAGCAAGGAAGGCCGCCCTTTGGGAACTGGCCGGCTGGTCGGAGCTGGCCGGGCGGGAGGCGATCGCAAAGACCTTCGTCTTCAAGGACTTCAACGAGGCCTTCGGCTTCATGGCCCGCGCCGCTTTGGTCGCCGAGAAGAATGACCATCACCCTGAATGGAAGAACGTCTACAAGACGGTCGAGGTCGTGCTGGCGACCCACGATGTCGGCGGGGTGACCAAGCGCGACATCGACCTCGCCAAGGCCATGAACGCGATCGCACGGCAGCTTGGGGTCAATTGA
- a CDS encoding TAXI family TRAP transporter solute-binding subunit — MTDGPAGISPKPLRSAKRRLMFVLIAGALAIVGALTAGYYFAVRPVTLRIAVGPANSDDLKVVQALAQAFNNQQHTQVKLRPVQTDGATASAQTLADGKADLAIIRGDLEVPKNAQAVAVLRKNVVVMWAPPAAKGKGRKAAKITKITQLAGRKIGVVGRTPANVNLLKLILQQYGVDPMKVEIVQFPANEAADAIKNLKADAYLAVGPANSKITIDAITASIKDGGEPTFLPIDASEAIAQNHPAYEAAEIPAGSLGSADRPDDEVKTISFSHHIVARKGVSDATVAAFTRQLFAIRQSLKNDFPLAAKIETPDTDKDATIPVHPGAAAFVDGEEKTFLDRYSDYIWWSLMAFSAMGSAGAWFAGYLKQDERNTNTSQRERLLEMLKTARQSDSTEELDQMQAEADDILRHTLDCFEHGAIEEGTLTAFNIALEQFHNAVADRKALLLSMPQNLQRTATQFRAAGTA; from the coding sequence ATGACAGACGGCCCCGCCGGCATATCGCCCAAGCCGCTGCGTTCGGCAAAGCGGCGGCTGATGTTCGTCTTGATCGCGGGCGCGCTCGCCATCGTCGGCGCGCTGACCGCAGGTTATTATTTCGCGGTGCGCCCGGTGACGCTGCGGATCGCCGTCGGTCCCGCCAACAGCGATGACCTCAAGGTGGTTCAGGCGCTGGCGCAGGCCTTCAACAACCAGCAGCACACCCAGGTCAAGCTAAGACCGGTGCAGACCGACGGCGCCACCGCGAGCGCGCAGACGCTGGCCGACGGCAAGGCCGACCTCGCCATCATTCGCGGCGATCTCGAGGTGCCGAAGAATGCGCAGGCGGTCGCGGTGCTGCGCAAGAATGTCGTGGTGATGTGGGCCCCGCCGGCGGCAAAGGGCAAGGGCCGCAAGGCCGCGAAGATCACCAAGATCACGCAACTCGCCGGCCGCAAGATCGGCGTCGTCGGCCGCACCCCGGCCAATGTCAACCTGCTGAAGCTGATCCTGCAGCAGTATGGCGTCGACCCGATGAAGGTCGAGATCGTCCAGTTCCCGGCCAATGAGGCCGCGGACGCCATCAAGAACCTGAAGGCCGACGCCTATCTCGCCGTCGGTCCGGCCAACAGCAAGATCACGATCGATGCGATCACGGCGTCGATCAAGGATGGCGGCGAGCCGACCTTCCTGCCGATCGACGCCTCCGAGGCGATCGCGCAGAACCATCCGGCCTACGAGGCCGCGGAAATTCCCGCCGGCTCGCTCGGCTCGGCCGACCGGCCCGACGATGAGGTGAAGACGATCAGCTTCTCGCACCACATTGTCGCGCGAAAGGGCGTGTCGGACGCGACGGTCGCGGCATTCACGCGGCAATTGTTCGCGATCCGGCAGTCGCTCAAGAACGATTTTCCGCTCGCGGCCAAGATCGAGACGCCCGACACCGACAAGGACGCCACCATTCCGGTGCATCCCGGCGCGGCCGCCTTCGTCGACGGCGAGGAGAAGACCTTCCTCGACCGCTACAGCGACTACATCTGGTGGAGCCTGATGGCATTCTCGGCGATGGGCTCGGCCGGCGCGTGGTTCGCCGGCTACCTCAAGCAGGACGAGCGCAACACCAACACCTCGCAGCGCGAGCGTCTGCTGGAGATGCTGAAAACCGCGCGGCAAAGCGACTCCACCGAAGAACTCGACCAGATGCAGGCGGAAGCCGACGACATCCTGCGCCACACGCTCGACTGCTTCGAGCATGGTGCCATCGAGGAAGGCACGCTGACCGCCTTCAACATCGCGCTCGAGCAGTTCCACAACGCCGTCGCCGACCGCAAGGCGCTGCTGCTGAGCATGCCGCAGAATCTGCAGCGGACCGCGACGCAATTCAGGGCGGCGGGGACGGCGTAA
- a CDS encoding N-acetylmuramoyl-L-alanine amidase family protein, translating to MRRCELIRVLGGIVAGLRPRRLAVVAIAVFALLPIEVSDAGWLPDLFKTSSKHAKSPKRAKSARQSTRPAKLARHRAQPKHRATRLAALGPVALPPSVLKPAAARCDPSTFRIVLDVGHTAESEGAISARNVTEFAFNLRLARLIEERLKAEGFAETRLLLTEGRARPSLFKRVAAANNLHADLLLSIHHDSVPNKMLEEWEFEGKKSHFSDRFSGYSVFVSRDNPEFKTSLLFAELVAREMKAQGLQYAEQYSQAIMGRYQHPLLNKETGVYSYDELIVLRKTSMPSVLLEAGSIINRDEELKMDSPERRNIISSGVASAVKEFCEPRWALLGPL from the coding sequence ATGAGGCGCTGCGAGTTGATTCGCGTGCTCGGTGGCATCGTCGCGGGGTTGCGGCCGCGCCGCCTGGCTGTCGTCGCGATTGCCGTGTTCGCGCTGTTGCCGATCGAGGTCAGCGATGCCGGCTGGCTGCCTGATCTTTTCAAGACTTCATCCAAGCACGCCAAATCGCCAAAGCGCGCGAAGTCGGCAAGGCAGTCGACAAGGCCGGCCAAATTGGCAAGGCACCGCGCTCAGCCGAAGCACCGCGCCACGCGGCTTGCCGCCCTTGGGCCGGTCGCCCTGCCGCCGTCCGTGCTCAAGCCGGCCGCAGCCAGATGCGATCCCTCGACATTCCGGATCGTTCTCGATGTGGGACATACCGCTGAATCGGAAGGCGCGATCAGCGCCCGGAATGTCACCGAGTTCGCCTTCAACCTGCGCCTTGCGCGGCTGATCGAGGAGAGGTTGAAGGCCGAAGGCTTTGCCGAGACCAGGCTGCTGCTGACCGAAGGCAGGGCCAGACCCAGCCTGTTCAAGCGGGTCGCCGCCGCCAACAATCTGCACGCGGATCTCCTGCTGTCGATCCACCATGATTCCGTGCCCAACAAGATGCTCGAGGAATGGGAATTCGAGGGTAAGAAGAGCCACTTCAGCGATCGCTTCAGCGGTTACTCCGTTTTCGTCTCCCGGGACAATCCGGAGTTCAAGACGAGCCTGCTGTTCGCCGAACTGGTCGCCAGGGAAATGAAGGCCCAGGGACTTCAGTATGCCGAGCAATACAGCCAGGCCATCATGGGGCGCTACCAGCACCCGCTGCTGAACAAGGAAACCGGCGTCTACAGCTATGACGAGCTGATCGTACTCCGAAAGACTTCGATGCCATCAGTCCTGCTGGAGGCGGGCTCGATCATCAACCGCGACGAAGAACTCAAGATGGACTCGCCCGAGCGCCGCAACATCATCAGCAGCGGCGTCGCTTCTGCCGTGAAGGAATTCTGCGAGCCGCGATGGGCCCTGCTCGGTCCGCTCTGA
- a CDS encoding response regulator, giving the protein MDFAPNAGMPGDVLVVEDDPIISLYFEDTILGFGARTVRTAANVARALELIAERAPDFALLDVGLVRGEKTFAIAERLDVLKVPFAFVTGYGADIRLPASLSDKPRLTKPCSSETLEAALRRSGK; this is encoded by the coding sequence ATGGACTTCGCACCCAATGCCGGCATGCCCGGTGACGTGCTCGTCGTCGAGGACGATCCGATCATCTCACTCTATTTCGAGGACACCATCCTCGGCTTCGGCGCCCGCACGGTGCGCACCGCGGCGAACGTCGCCCGCGCGCTCGAACTGATCGCCGAGCGGGCGCCGGATTTCGCGCTGCTCGACGTCGGCCTCGTCAGGGGCGAGAAGACGTTCGCGATCGCCGAGCGGCTCGATGTGCTGAAGGTGCCGTTCGCCTTCGTCACGGGTTACGGCGCTGATATCAGGCTGCCGGCCTCGCTCTCCGACAAGCCCCGGCTGACCAAGCCATGCTCGAGCGAGACGCTGGAGGCGGCGCTCAGGCGTAGCGGGAAGTGA
- a CDS encoding Crp/Fnr family transcriptional regulator, with protein MIAKRTELAGTSDRPFNNLLRRLNAADYELIAPHLALLEAAAGDLLYNPGDDVQIAHFPCGPSLASYMVPNEDGRDVETILVGREGAVGGIVSQGFLPAYTRITVKFGGPFARLPISKLDAAKLKSISVRNIFARYADCMLAQIFQSTACNAIHSIEQRAAKWIISAIERTNGNGVVPLTHEQLSTLLGVGRSYTSRVIQNFKAEGVLDTRRGAIVIRDPDKLRLRSCLCNEAVKDHFEEVLRGVYPSEDNPAN; from the coding sequence ATGATTGCCAAACGGACCGAGTTGGCCGGGACGAGTGACCGGCCGTTCAACAATCTTTTGCGCCGGCTGAACGCTGCCGACTACGAGCTGATCGCGCCGCATCTTGCGCTGCTCGAAGCTGCGGCCGGCGATCTGCTCTACAATCCCGGCGACGACGTTCAGATCGCGCATTTCCCATGCGGACCGAGCCTGGCGTCCTACATGGTGCCCAATGAGGACGGGCGCGATGTCGAGACCATCCTGGTCGGCCGCGAAGGCGCGGTCGGCGGCATCGTCAGCCAGGGCTTCCTGCCGGCCTATACCCGCATCACCGTCAAGTTCGGTGGCCCGTTCGCGCGGTTGCCGATCAGCAAGCTCGACGCCGCCAAGCTGAAGTCGATCTCGGTGCGCAACATCTTCGCGCGCTATGCCGACTGCATGCTGGCGCAGATCTTCCAGTCGACCGCCTGCAATGCGATCCACTCGATCGAGCAGCGCGCGGCGAAATGGATCATCTCGGCGATCGAGCGCACCAATGGCAACGGCGTGGTGCCGCTCACCCATGAACAGCTCTCGACCCTGCTCGGCGTCGGCCGCAGCTACACCAGCCGGGTGATCCAGAACTTCAAGGCGGAGGGCGTGCTGGACACCCGCCGCGGTGCCATCGTGATCCGCGACCCGGACAAGCTGCGGCTGCGCTCCTGCCTGTGCAACGAGGCGGTCAAGGATCACTTCGAGGAGGTGCTGCGCGGGGTGTATCCCAGCGAGGACAACCCGGCGAATTAG
- a CDS encoding prolipoprotein diacylglyceryl transferase — MSGAELHAVFDVAAWGAAAIAMWWLSRQRALQFPRQSFELSYIAALVFGAGIGAYIFGTLNLWFSGMPGIARSVEGALAGGIVAIELYKWLHGISLRTGARFALPLAVGVAVGRLGCYFAGLEDFTYGTPTALPWGHDFGDGVLRHPVQLYESLAMAAFAAFYVVMVLNRNAAVITNGFYLVLFYYGLQRFVWEFIKPYGALIGPFSLFHLLSLFVMIYAAIMLATAPNVSLKHERAAA, encoded by the coding sequence ATGAGTGGGGCAGAACTTCACGCCGTCTTCGACGTCGCAGCATGGGGCGCGGCCGCGATCGCCATGTGGTGGCTGTCACGCCAGCGCGCCCTGCAGTTTCCCCGGCAATCCTTCGAGCTCTCCTACATCGCCGCGCTGGTGTTCGGCGCCGGTATCGGCGCCTACATTTTCGGCACCCTGAACCTGTGGTTCTCGGGCATGCCGGGCATCGCCCGCTCGGTCGAGGGCGCGCTGGCCGGCGGCATCGTCGCGATCGAGCTCTACAAATGGCTGCATGGCATCTCGCTGCGCACCGGCGCGCGGTTCGCGCTGCCGCTCGCGGTCGGCGTCGCCGTCGGCCGGCTCGGCTGCTATTTCGCGGGGCTGGAGGATTTCACCTACGGCACGCCGACCGCGCTGCCCTGGGGCCACGATTTCGGCGACGGCGTGCTGCGCCATCCGGTGCAGCTCTATGAGAGCCTGGCGATGGCGGCGTTCGCGGCCTTTTACGTCGTGATGGTGTTGAACCGCAACGCCGCCGTCATCACCAATGGATTCTACCTCGTGCTGTTCTATTACGGCCTGCAGCGCTTCGTATGGGAGTTCATCAAGCCCTACGGCGCGCTGATCGGGCCGTTCTCGCTGTTCCACCTGCTGTCGCTGTTTGTCATGATCTATGCCGCCATCATGCTGGCGACGGCCCCAAATGTGAGCTTGAAGCATGAACGCGCCGCTGCGTAA
- a CDS encoding radical SAM protein — MNAPLRKARPYIFWGQTQSLCETCLTVVPTKIQILGNEVWYEKRCKQHGVQSTLVSTDSAYWRLCKDFIKPGDRPLAFQRHTEFGCPYDCGLCPDHEQHSCLALIEITEHCNLTCPVCFADSSPARTSFTPLAKIEKMLDALVASEGEPDLVQISGGEPTLHPDFFAILDAVRARPIRHVMINTNGLRIAREPDFVAKLAENRRGLEVYLQFDSLKREALVNLRGADLRKIRQQTLENLEREGVSTTLVATIKRGVNDAEIGDIVRHALTWKCVRGVTLQPVQDAGRNEHFNKDTDRIMLSEIRQRVVETGVFGDKDMIPLPCNPESISIGYGLRNGDKVLPLTSLIPQEQLVAVMPNTISPEKYPVLREKFVDLFSLSSGPLNTSERVCELLCCLPSFEVPEGLTYENVFRVTIVQFLDRFNFCVGNVKRSCIHFVTESGAIIPFDTYNLFYRDGKIDGIRAAMAGQTYREVRQREEVPR; from the coding sequence ATGAACGCGCCGCTGCGTAAGGCCCGCCCGTACATCTTCTGGGGCCAGACCCAATCGCTTTGCGAGACCTGTCTGACCGTGGTGCCGACCAAGATCCAGATCCTCGGCAACGAGGTCTGGTACGAGAAGCGCTGCAAGCAGCACGGCGTGCAATCGACGCTGGTCTCGACCGATTCCGCCTATTGGCGGCTGTGCAAGGATTTCATCAAGCCCGGCGACCGGCCGCTCGCCTTCCAGCGCCACACCGAATTCGGCTGTCCCTATGATTGCGGGCTGTGCCCGGACCACGAGCAGCATTCCTGCCTGGCGCTGATCGAGATCACCGAGCACTGCAACCTGACCTGCCCGGTGTGCTTTGCAGATTCCTCGCCGGCGCGCACCAGCTTCACGCCGCTGGCCAAGATCGAGAAGATGCTCGACGCGCTGGTGGCGAGCGAGGGCGAGCCTGATCTCGTGCAGATCTCCGGCGGCGAGCCGACACTGCATCCGGACTTCTTCGCCATCCTGGATGCGGTGCGCGCCCGCCCGATCCGCCACGTCATGATCAACACCAACGGCCTCAGAATCGCGCGCGAGCCGGACTTCGTCGCAAAACTCGCCGAGAACAGACGCGGGCTGGAGGTCTATCTGCAGTTCGATTCGCTCAAGCGCGAGGCGCTGGTCAATTTGCGCGGTGCGGATTTGCGCAAGATCCGCCAGCAGACGCTGGAGAACCTCGAGCGCGAGGGCGTCTCGACCACGCTGGTCGCGACCATCAAGCGCGGCGTCAACGATGCCGAGATCGGTGACATCGTCCGCCACGCGCTCACCTGGAAGTGCGTGCGCGGCGTCACGCTGCAGCCGGTGCAGGACGCCGGCCGCAACGAGCATTTCAACAAGGACACCGACCGCATCATGCTGTCGGAGATCCGCCAGCGCGTGGTCGAGACCGGAGTATTCGGCGACAAGGACATGATCCCGCTGCCGTGCAATCCCGAGAGCATCTCGATCGGCTACGGCCTACGCAATGGCGACAAGGTGCTGCCGCTGACCTCGCTGATCCCGCAGGAGCAGCTCGTCGCTGTCATGCCCAACACGATCAGCCCGGAAAAATACCCGGTGCTGCGGGAAAAGTTCGTCGATTTGTTCTCGCTGTCGTCGGGACCGCTCAATACAAGCGAGCGCGTCTGCGAATTGCTGTGCTGCCTGCCGAGCTTCGAGGTGCCGGAGGGCCTGACTTACGAGAACGTCTTCCGCGTCACCATTGTGCAGTTTCTTGATCGCTTCAATTTCTGCGTCGGCAACGTGAAGCGCAGCTGCATCCACTTCGTCACCGAGAGCGGCGCGATCATCCCGTTCGACACCTACAATCTGTTCTATCGGGACGGAAAGATCGACGGTATCCGCGCCGCGATGGCCGGCCAGACTTATCGTGAAGTACGGCAACGTGAGGAGGTGCCGCGATGA